The Halobellus sp. MBLA0158 genome has a window encoding:
- a CDS encoding type II secretion system F family protein has protein sequence MSLDVGDGEEIDRSTDTLGDAFYPLFQFLFDEDGDFVADVGTKLEQARIGATVELYLSHALAIGVIVGGALWLLGTLVGWAVFEFGLVDPAVFSIGLPVSDSATAAALNALTAPAVTIVSGLVFGSIGFALGFGTLVAIPYSRASAREREINMLLPDAISFMYALSVGGLNQLEILEAMARADDTYGEVAKEFQSIVRETEYFGTDYRNAIRDQAMLTPSEELSQFLTDMLSIVNSGGDMEGFLDDKKEKHLRTAKQEQETILETLELFGEMYMTLSLFPLLLIIILVIMSMLGNSQERLLYATVYALIPLTGVGFLVLVSTVKQDEPGDGYLQPSESTDRLEQVTREGLIHMGLIESFVGEFRLFDRIRDREGTHKTAQLLRRPHIFFRDHPLYTLVVTVPAAVALLAVAVVNGAAPLSWGRMLDSPVWGTFVWWYVPTYVVGIPLAFFHSWNVRSRNAITGKLSDDLRKLSSANDTGQTLLESVKTVADTSSGKLADEFEVMHAKVNYGMSLRSALVEFNNKYHIPRLARTVKLISKAQEASSEITEVLTTAAQASENQDDIERERKSRTRMQVAIILMTYLTLLGVMAILKTQFLDVMAGLASQASSAGGSELSGQGLNFGEGVDTAVLSLLFFHAVTLQAGLSGFISGYIRDADIVSGVKFVVVLQTVALAVWMVVG, from the coding sequence ATGAGTCTCGACGTCGGCGACGGCGAGGAAATCGACCGCAGCACCGACACGCTCGGCGACGCGTTCTATCCCCTCTTCCAGTTCCTCTTCGACGAGGACGGCGACTTCGTGGCCGACGTCGGGACGAAGCTCGAACAGGCGCGGATCGGCGCGACCGTGGAGCTGTATCTCTCCCACGCGCTGGCCATCGGCGTCATCGTCGGCGGCGCGCTGTGGCTCCTCGGCACGCTCGTCGGCTGGGCGGTCTTCGAGTTCGGCCTCGTCGACCCCGCCGTGTTCAGCATCGGCCTCCCGGTATCCGACAGCGCGACGGCCGCGGCCCTCAACGCGCTCACGGCGCCGGCAGTCACGATCGTCTCGGGGCTCGTCTTCGGCTCGATCGGATTCGCGCTCGGGTTCGGCACGCTCGTCGCGATCCCGTACTCGCGGGCCTCCGCGCGGGAGCGGGAGATCAATATGCTGCTCCCCGACGCGATCTCGTTCATGTACGCGCTGTCGGTCGGCGGGCTGAACCAACTCGAAATCCTGGAGGCGATGGCCCGCGCCGACGACACCTACGGCGAGGTCGCAAAGGAGTTCCAGAGCATCGTCCGCGAGACGGAGTACTTCGGGACCGACTACCGGAACGCTATCCGTGATCAGGCGATGCTGACGCCCTCCGAGGAGCTCTCGCAGTTCCTCACCGACATGCTCTCGATCGTCAACTCCGGCGGCGATATGGAGGGCTTCCTCGACGACAAGAAGGAAAAGCACCTCAGGACTGCAAAGCAGGAACAGGAGACGATCCTCGAAACGCTGGAGCTGTTCGGCGAGATGTACATGACGCTCTCGCTGTTTCCCCTGCTTCTCATCATCATCCTCGTGATCATGAGTATGCTCGGCAACTCCCAGGAGCGCCTCCTGTACGCCACCGTTTATGCCCTCATCCCGCTCACCGGCGTGGGCTTTCTCGTGCTCGTCTCGACCGTGAAGCAGGACGAGCCCGGCGACGGCTACCTCCAGCCCTCCGAGAGCACCGACCGCCTCGAACAGGTGACCCGCGAGGGGCTGATCCACATGGGCCTGATCGAGAGCTTCGTCGGGGAGTTCCGGCTGTTCGACCGCATCCGCGACCGCGAGGGGACCCACAAGACCGCCCAGCTCCTCCGCCGGCCGCACATCTTCTTCCGCGACCACCCGCTTTATACCCTCGTCGTGACGGTGCCGGCGGCGGTCGCGCTCCTCGCGGTCGCGGTCGTCAACGGGGCCGCACCGCTCTCCTGGGGGCGGATGCTCGACTCGCCCGTCTGGGGGACCTTCGTCTGGTGGTACGTCCCAACCTACGTGGTCGGGATCCCGCTCGCGTTCTTCCACTCCTGGAACGTCCGCTCGCGGAACGCCATCACCGGCAAGCTCTCGGACGACCTCCGGAAGCTCTCCAGCGCGAACGACACCGGCCAGACGCTCCTGGAGTCTGTCAAGACCGTCGCCGACACCTCCTCGGGCAAGCTCGCCGACGAGTTCGAGGTGATGCACGCGAAGGTGAACTACGGGATGAGCCTCCGCAGCGCCCTCGTGGAGTTCAACAACAAGTATCACATCCCCCGCCTGGCCCGCACGGTCAAGCTCATCTCGAAGGCCCAGGAGGCCTCAAGCGAGATCACCGAGGTGCTGACGACCGCGGCGCAGGCCTCCGAGAACCAAGACGACATAGAACGCGAGCGGAAGTCCAGAACGCGGATGCAGGTGGCGATCATCCTGATGACCTACCTCACGCTTCTGGGCGTGATGGCGATCCTCAAGACGCAGTTCCTCGACGTGATGGCCGGGCTGGCCTCGCAGGCCTCCTCGGCCGGCGGGAGCGAACTCTCCGGGCAGGGGTTGAACTTCGGCGAGGGGGTCGACACCGCTGTGCTGTCGCTTCTGTTCTTCCACGCCGTGACGCTCCAGGCGGGGCTATCGGGGTTCATCAGCGGCTACATCCGGGACGCCGACATCGTTTCCGGGGTGAAGTTCGTGGTCGTCCTCCAGACCGTCGCGCTCGCCGTGTGGATGGTGGTCGGGTGA
- a CDS encoding MFS transporter, whose amino-acid sequence MIGDTDERVIALGLARMADALGNSFLIIVLPLYIASGQVSIDALVGGDLFGFVVGEEFLIGFVLSLFGFLNSFGQPFTGRLSDRTGRRKAFVLFGLVLFAIGSVAYPFLSNYWAVLLARGFQGVGAAFSVPATVALVNDYARSDRERGGNFGVFNTFRLIGFGFGPIVAGIVIRFGPYATPFGALSGFNAAFGIAVLGAVVSFLLVAAVVDDPPSVDAEAGEDLSIRILDRGGPRLLDSVFVLGVGTFFMAATIALFAPLEAPIRARLDEGTFLFSVQFAAVVIANVLLQIPIGNASDAYGRRPFLLAGFVLLVPSVFAQGVVTTPLTMLGARLLQGVAVALVFAPSLALAGDLAGEGQSGSTLSVLTMAFGLGVAVGPLASGFLYNLGGFATPFTVGAVAALAALVLVYSQVRESLTDDPGGGAGPAAAVAEE is encoded by the coding sequence ATGATCGGCGACACGGACGAGCGGGTGATCGCCCTCGGTCTCGCCCGGATGGCCGACGCCCTGGGGAACTCCTTTCTCATCATCGTGCTGCCCCTCTACATCGCCAGTGGACAGGTCTCGATCGACGCCCTCGTCGGCGGGGACCTCTTCGGGTTCGTCGTCGGCGAGGAGTTCCTGATCGGCTTCGTCCTCTCGCTGTTCGGCTTTCTCAACAGCTTCGGCCAGCCGTTCACCGGCCGCCTGTCGGACCGGACCGGCCGGCGCAAGGCGTTCGTCCTGTTCGGGCTGGTGCTCTTCGCGATCGGGAGCGTCGCCTACCCCTTCCTGAGCAACTACTGGGCGGTCCTGCTCGCGCGGGGCTTCCAGGGCGTCGGCGCGGCGTTCAGCGTCCCGGCGACGGTCGCGCTCGTCAACGACTACGCCCGCTCGGACCGCGAGCGCGGCGGCAACTTCGGCGTCTTCAACACCTTCCGGCTGATCGGGTTCGGCTTCGGGCCGATCGTCGCCGGAATCGTGATCCGGTTCGGCCCCTACGCGACGCCGTTCGGCGCGCTCTCCGGCTTCAACGCCGCGTTCGGCATCGCCGTGCTGGGCGCGGTCGTGAGCTTCCTGCTCGTCGCCGCGGTCGTCGACGACCCGCCCTCGGTCGACGCCGAGGCGGGCGAGGACCTCTCGATCCGGATCCTCGACCGCGGCGGCCCTCGTCTGCTCGATTCGGTGTTCGTCCTCGGCGTCGGCACCTTCTTCATGGCGGCCACGATCGCGCTGTTCGCGCCGCTGGAGGCGCCGATCCGCGCCCGGCTCGACGAGGGGACGTTCCTCTTCAGCGTCCAGTTCGCCGCCGTCGTCATCGCGAACGTGCTCCTCCAGATCCCCATCGGCAACGCCAGCGACGCCTACGGCCGGCGCCCGTTCCTGCTGGCGGGCTTCGTGCTCCTCGTGCCCTCGGTGTTCGCCCAGGGCGTGGTCACGACCCCGCTGACGATGCTGGGCGCGCGGCTGCTCCAGGGGGTCGCGGTCGCGCTCGTGTTCGCGCCGTCGCTCGCGCTCGCGGGCGACCTCGCGGGCGAGGGCCAGTCCGGGAGCACGCTCTCGGTGCTGACGATGGCGTTCGGTCTCGGCGTCGCGGTCGGCCCGCTGGCCTCGGGGTTCCTCTACAACCTCGGCGGCTTCGCGACGCCCTTCACCGTCGGCGCCGTCGCGGCGCTCGCGGCGCTCGTCCTCGTCTACTCGCAGGTCCGCGAGTCGCTGACTGACGACCCCGGCGGCGGCGCCGGCCCGGCCGCGGCAGTCGCAGAAGAGTAG
- a CDS encoding DUF7287 family protein: MAVGPETARGQTTIDFAIAIGLFLVVVAFVVAFVPTIFAPFQSADGPQAADRVATSLSTDRLGDPAEPYVLNETCTSAFFEQLDGDADDGGAPTTCRYDTTVDNTSAMFALPDPGGVNVSVHRLDGPVAAPFGEALAAGPAVPDSGTVTAARRVVLLDGETYRLLVRVW, translated from the coding sequence ATGGCCGTCGGACCCGAGACCGCGCGCGGCCAGACCACGATCGACTTCGCGATCGCGATCGGGCTCTTCCTCGTCGTCGTCGCGTTCGTCGTCGCCTTCGTGCCGACGATCTTCGCGCCGTTCCAGAGCGCCGACGGCCCACAGGCGGCCGACCGGGTCGCGACGTCGCTCTCGACGGACCGCCTCGGCGACCCCGCGGAGCCGTACGTCCTGAACGAGACGTGTACGAGCGCGTTCTTCGAGCAGTTGGACGGCGACGCCGACGACGGCGGCGCGCCGACGACGTGCCGGTACGACACCACCGTCGACAACACCTCCGCGATGTTCGCGCTGCCGGACCCGGGCGGCGTCAACGTCTCGGTCCACCGCCTCGACGGCCCGGTGGCGGCCCCGTTCGGCGAGGCGCTCGCCGCCGGCCCCGCGGTCCCCGACAGCGGCACCGTGACGGCCGCGCGGCGGGTCGTCCTGCTCGACGGCGAGACGTACCGGCTCCTCGTGCGGGTGTGGTGA
- a CDS encoding DUF7288 family protein has product MVTMARAQAHTLEAIAAAMILVSSLVFALQVTAVTPLTGSTSSQHIENQQAAVAEGLLATADANDTLRPTLLYWNESDENWHGATDDGYVQGPPPTAFGAVLDDALSNRGIAFDLTVYYVDEEGDRRRLPIVDLGEPSDHASTARRLVTLTDDDRLRAADGTRTDDTLGNSSYFVGDADPEQNLYAVVEVELVVWRI; this is encoded by the coding sequence GTGGTGACAATGGCGCGCGCACAGGCTCACACGCTGGAGGCGATCGCCGCCGCGATGATCCTGGTCTCCAGTCTCGTCTTTGCGCTCCAGGTGACGGCGGTGACGCCGCTCACGGGCAGCACCTCCAGCCAGCACATCGAGAACCAACAGGCCGCCGTCGCCGAGGGGCTGCTCGCGACGGCCGACGCGAACGACACGCTCCGGCCGACGCTCCTGTACTGGAACGAGTCGGACGAGAACTGGCACGGCGCCACGGACGACGGCTACGTCCAGGGGCCGCCGCCGACGGCGTTCGGCGCGGTCCTCGACGACGCGCTGTCGAACCGGGGCATCGCGTTCGACCTGACGGTATATTACGTGGACGAGGAGGGCGACAGGCGCCGACTGCCGATCGTCGACCTCGGCGAGCCGAGCGACCACGCCTCGACCGCCCGCCGGCTCGTCACCCTCACGGACGACGACCGGCTCCGCGCGGCCGACGGCACTCGCACCGACGACACGCTCGGAAATTCGTCGTACTTCGTCGGCGACGCCGATCCCGAACAGAATCTCTACGCGGTCGTGGAGGTGGAGCTCGTCGTATGGCGGATCTGA
- a CDS encoding type II/IV secretion system ATPase subunit, with the protein MATDDDASVTAEGGGDDASEGDGDDPPSTLEGGTVDRAAAAAEATDQLAVRADDPSAEGGSESADGDADADAGPGAVRGEYTWADFLDEYGADGDVESLYRGRDPRELDRADADSARWDDGVEIPTPTREDWDGVSLDPESYLDFHPVDVDGEVADAVAEAVRLDREFEDFCDPETTPVVKDVWLWEHYKREHYYEADGSRPRDDAGEIEPFDATEALGFDPDHVENALARGGQRAAELKDLVDERTVDVDPEFDEDAFFTDARGATTVVNRYDLEKAVPMEKKTHFREVERYWVNKPHAFVILFHSEKENEKKYYVIEPHRNRIEADLVEFLTGKLRTAIKYDDESVVAEGPDTRRRVIEQQALELLERYNLYRTPERPWEAGLSVLPTGSSDGGDGGLLAGLDLDLGFGSDDGSASGEADDSADAPSLSGRSLSSVARALGLREGSLGGRLDGLLADDTRGPPDPSLDGIAARPEPAVLEEDPTELNDYQVEKLLYALRRDFIGYERIDGIKHDVNVEDISCDGYNSPVFVYHSDYEQIITNVYHGEEELDDFVVKLAQRSGKGISKRRPQVDATLPDGSRAQLTLGREVSDHGTNYTIRQFKDVPYTPIDLVNWKTFSLEEMAFLWLCIENDKSLIFAGGTASGKTTSLNAVSLFIPSNAKIVSIEDTREVELPQRNWVASVTRPSFSDDDRGDVDEFDLLEAALRQRPDYIVMGEIRGEEGRTLFQVMSTGHTTYTTFHADSVGEVLKRFTTDPINVSKTMFTALDLVSVQTSTRVQGDKVRRNKALTEINHYDAENDEINVQDVYQWQAEGDEFLKMGSSNTLEDIRFDRGWTRERLDDELFQRHVVLAYLIDRGLNTYTEVAATLQAFINDPEAILALMARDELERSLEDLREMESVEIDVDPEKEEMVPRPDPTADVQDQCREILDRAEEELWPDYRDLDDVDVADALVDVESAPDLAADPGDEHPELDALDERTETPELDAGDAADDGPAAIDADADADAEDDDVPALDGDTEGPAEAGSDSRSGSGSESGSGDVTFEDLVESGGPTEAQSDDAEDAGSDSPETDDGSDPLAADGDSDAGIADGSDLGDGRDAGAGDDSDADSDSELNADSNLDSDPAADSDSGSDADSDSGSDATVDESDWDFGDVEGAADDERDGETTDTDDRSGEDG; encoded by the coding sequence ATGGCAACCGACGACGACGCGTCGGTGACCGCCGAGGGGGGCGGCGACGACGCGTCGGAGGGCGACGGGGACGACCCGCCGTCGACCCTCGAGGGGGGCACCGTCGATCGTGCCGCAGCGGCGGCCGAGGCGACCGACCAGCTCGCGGTCCGAGCGGACGATCCGTCGGCCGAAGGCGGCTCTGAATCCGCCGACGGCGATGCCGACGCCGACGCCGGCCCGGGCGCGGTCCGCGGCGAGTACACCTGGGCGGACTTCCTCGACGAGTACGGCGCCGACGGCGACGTCGAGTCGCTGTATCGCGGCCGCGACCCCCGCGAACTGGACCGGGCCGACGCCGACAGCGCGCGCTGGGACGACGGCGTCGAGATTCCGACGCCGACCCGCGAGGACTGGGACGGGGTGAGCCTCGATCCCGAGTCGTACCTCGATTTCCACCCCGTCGACGTCGACGGCGAGGTCGCCGACGCCGTCGCGGAGGCGGTCCGGCTCGACCGCGAGTTCGAGGACTTCTGCGACCCCGAGACCACGCCCGTCGTCAAGGACGTCTGGCTCTGGGAGCACTACAAGCGGGAGCACTACTACGAGGCCGACGGGTCGCGACCGCGCGACGACGCGGGCGAGATCGAGCCCTTCGACGCGACGGAGGCGCTGGGCTTCGATCCCGACCACGTCGAGAACGCGCTGGCCCGCGGCGGGCAGCGCGCCGCAGAGCTCAAGGACCTCGTCGACGAGCGGACGGTCGACGTCGACCCCGAGTTCGACGAGGACGCCTTCTTCACCGACGCCCGCGGGGCGACGACAGTCGTGAACCGCTACGACCTGGAGAAGGCGGTCCCGATGGAGAAGAAGACCCACTTCCGGGAGGTCGAGCGCTACTGGGTCAACAAGCCCCACGCGTTCGTGATCCTGTTTCACTCCGAGAAGGAAAACGAGAAGAAGTACTACGTGATCGAGCCGCACCGCAACCGCATCGAGGCCGACCTCGTCGAGTTCCTCACCGGGAAGCTCCGGACGGCGATCAAGTACGACGACGAGAGCGTCGTCGCCGAGGGCCCCGACACGCGGCGGCGGGTGATCGAACAGCAGGCGCTCGAACTGCTCGAACGCTACAATCTCTACCGGACGCCGGAGCGACCCTGGGAGGCCGGGCTCTCGGTGCTTCCGACCGGATCGAGCGACGGCGGCGACGGCGGACTGCTCGCCGGGCTCGATCTGGACCTCGGATTCGGCTCCGACGACGGCTCGGCGAGCGGCGAAGCCGACGACAGCGCCGACGCGCCGTCCTTGAGCGGCCGCTCGCTCTCGTCGGTCGCCCGCGCGCTCGGCCTCCGCGAGGGCTCGCTCGGCGGCCGGCTGGACGGCCTCCTCGCCGACGACACGCGCGGCCCGCCGGACCCCTCGCTCGACGGGATCGCGGCGCGCCCCGAGCCCGCGGTCCTGGAGGAGGACCCGACGGAACTGAACGACTACCAGGTCGAGAAGCTGCTCTACGCGCTCCGCCGGGACTTCATCGGCTACGAGCGGATCGACGGCATCAAACACGACGTCAACGTCGAGGACATCTCCTGCGACGGCTACAACTCCCCCGTCTTCGTCTACCACTCCGACTACGAGCAGATCATCACCAACGTCTACCACGGCGAGGAGGAGCTCGACGACTTCGTGGTCAAGCTCGCCCAGCGCTCGGGCAAGGGCATCTCGAAACGCCGGCCCCAGGTCGACGCCACCCTCCCGGACGGGTCGCGGGCGCAGTTGACCCTCGGCCGGGAAGTGTCGGACCACGGCACAAACTACACGATCCGACAGTTCAAGGACGTCCCCTACACGCCGATCGACCTGGTGAACTGGAAGACCTTCTCCTTGGAGGAGATGGCCTTCCTCTGGCTCTGCATCGAGAACGACAAGAGCCTGATCTTCGCCGGCGGCACGGCCTCGGGGAAGACCACCTCGCTGAACGCCGTCTCGCTTTTCATCCCCTCGAACGCGAAGATCGTCTCGATCGAGGACACCCGCGAGGTCGAACTCCCCCAGCGCAACTGGGTCGCCTCCGTCACCCGGCCGTCGTTCAGCGACGACGACCGCGGCGACGTCGACGAGTTCGACCTCCTCGAAGCCGCGCTCCGCCAGCGCCCCGACTACATCGTGATGGGCGAGATCCGCGGCGAGGAGGGCCGGACGCTCTTCCAGGTGATGTCGACCGGCCACACCACGTACACGACGTTCCACGCCGACAGCGTCGGCGAGGTCCTCAAGCGGTTCACGACCGATCCGATCAACGTCTCGAAGACGATGTTCACGGCGCTGGATCTCGTCTCCGTCCAGACCTCCACGCGGGTCCAGGGCGACAAGGTCCGCCGGAACAAGGCCCTGACCGAGATCAACCACTACGACGCCGAGAACGACGAGATCAACGTCCAGGACGTCTACCAGTGGCAGGCGGAGGGCGACGAGTTCCTGAAGATGGGCTCGTCCAACACCTTAGAGGACATCCGCTTCGACCGCGGGTGGACCCGCGAGCGGCTCGATGACGAGCTGTTCCAGCGGCACGTCGTCCTCGCGTACCTGATTGACCGCGGGCTCAACACCTACACCGAGGTCGCAGCGACGCTCCAGGCGTTCATCAACGACCCCGAGGCGATCCTCGCGCTGATGGCGCGCGACGAACTCGAACGGAGCCTGGAGGACCTCCGCGAGATGGAATCGGTCGAGATCGACGTCGACCCCGAAAAGGAGGAGATGGTCCCCCGACCGGACCCGACGGCCGACGTCCAAGACCAATGCCGCGAGATCCTCGACCGGGCCGAAGAGGAACTGTGGCCCGACTACCGCGACCTCGACGACGTCGACGTCGCCGACGCCCTGGTCGACGTCGAGTCCGCCCCGGACCTCGCCGCCGACCCCGGCGACGAGCACCCCGAACTCGACGCGCTCGACGAGCGGACCGAGACGCCCGAACTCGACGCGGGTGACGCGGCGGACGACGGCCCGGCCGCAATCGACGCGGACGCGGACGCGGATGCCGAAGACGACGACGTCCCCGCACTCGACGGGGACACCGAGGGGCCCGCAGAGGCGGGCTCCGATTCCCGGTCCGGGTCCGGGTCTGAATCCGGATCCGGTGACGTCACGTTCGAGGACCTCGTCGAGAGCGGCGGCCCGACAGAAGCACAGAGTGACGACGCCGAGGACGCCGGCAGCGACTCTCCGGAGACGGACGACGGTAGTGATCCGCTCGCCGCCGACGGCGACAGCGATGCCGGGATCGCCGACGGGAGCGATCTCGGGGACGGTCGCGACGCCGGCGCGGGAGATGACTCGGATGCGGATTCGGACTCGGAATTGAATGCGGATTCGAATTTGGACTCAGACCCGGCCGCAGATTCCGATTCGGGCTCGGACGCGGATTCGGATTCAGGCTCGGACGCCACCGTCGACGAGTCCGACTGGGACTTCGGGGACGTCGAGGGCGCGGCGGACGACGAACGCGACGGCGAGACGACCGACACCGACGACCGCTCGGGTGAGGACGGATGA